A single window of Psychrobacter raelei DNA harbors:
- the ndk gene encoding nucleoside-diphosphate kinase has translation MAIERTLSIIKPDAVGGNHIGAIYSRFEEAGLKIVGAKMLHLDDEKAGGFYAEHKERPFYNDLVSFMTSGPVVVSVLEGENAIAKHREIMGATNPAEAAEGTIRKDFASSIDENAVHGSDSAESAKREIAYFFSDNEVLDRTR, from the coding sequence ATGGCTATCGAACGCACTTTATCTATCATCAAACCTGATGCTGTAGGCGGCAACCACATCGGCGCTATTTACAGCCGTTTTGAAGAAGCGGGTCTTAAGATTGTTGGCGCAAAAATGCTACATCTTGACGACGAAAAAGCTGGCGGTTTTTATGCTGAGCACAAAGAACGTCCATTCTACAATGACCTAGTATCTTTCATGACGTCAGGTCCTGTGGTTGTGTCTGTATTAGAGGGCGAAAACGCCATCGCTAAGCACCGTGAAATCATGGGTGCCACTAACCCAGCGGAAGCTGCTGAAGGTACAATCCGTAAAGATTTCGCTTCAAGCATTGATGAAAACGCTGTACATGGTTCAGACTCTGCTGAATCAGCAAAACGTGAAATCGCTTATTTCTTCAGCGACAACGAAGTGCTAGACCGTACTCGTTAA
- a CDS encoding FMN-binding glutamate synthase family protein, producing the protein MPQSQTAPRTKAQSIERNERQYQVGVLKRYGLLIGVSLITVIAVLLSIWWLALLAGVLVMVGIYDLLQSKHAVLYNYPIAGHIRYFLESYRPEIRQYFIENDKEEVPFSRQQRALVYQRAKNVSDTNAFGTLDDLYTQGKEWFLQSQTSHPLDVEDFRIIVGNEHCKQPYSMSVFNISAMSFGSLSGNAIMALNQGAKMGGFAHDTGEGAISPYHRKFGGDLIWELGTGYFGCRDDHGNFNPELFEMHAKEDQVKMIEVKLSQGAKPGKGGVLPAEKITEEIAQTRRIPMGEDCVSPSTHSAFSTPRELVHFLQQLRELSGGKPVGFKLCIGQPWQFMAIVKAMIEEDNYPDFIVVDGAEGGTGAAPVEFMDSVGMPLIDGFLFVHNTLVGAGIRDKIKIGVSGKIVSAFDIAKMLALGADWCNSARGFMFAVGCIQSRSCHTNTCPTGVATQDPYREKALDVPSKSERVASFHKNTLKSLANFVGAVGLSHPYDLHPYHVARRMDDGSIKLLSRCFYFIDEGALLTMNARSEIYNQMWVMADPDSFKADNEAYIAYNEDSRHTHKNAAVDTEHLVFPTDM; encoded by the coding sequence ATGCCACAATCTCAAACTGCCCCACGTACTAAAGCACAAAGCATTGAACGTAATGAGCGCCAATACCAAGTGGGCGTACTAAAAAGATATGGCCTATTAATAGGTGTCTCATTAATTACTGTTATTGCCGTGTTATTGTCGATTTGGTGGTTGGCCCTTTTGGCTGGTGTGCTGGTCATGGTCGGTATCTATGACTTATTACAATCCAAACATGCCGTGCTATACAACTACCCTATTGCCGGTCATATCCGCTACTTTTTGGAAAGCTATCGCCCTGAGATTCGCCAGTACTTTATTGAAAATGACAAAGAGGAAGTGCCTTTTTCACGCCAGCAGCGCGCCTTGGTCTATCAGCGTGCTAAGAATGTCAGTGATACAAATGCATTTGGTACGCTAGATGACTTATATACTCAAGGCAAAGAGTGGTTTTTACAATCTCAAACCAGCCACCCTCTAGATGTAGAGGATTTTCGCATTATCGTGGGGAATGAGCACTGTAAACAGCCTTATTCTATGTCGGTATTTAACATCTCAGCGATGAGCTTTGGTAGTCTATCAGGCAATGCGATTATGGCATTGAACCAAGGCGCTAAAATGGGCGGCTTCGCTCATGATACCGGAGAGGGCGCCATCAGTCCTTATCACCGCAAGTTTGGTGGCGATCTAATTTGGGAGCTGGGCACGGGCTACTTTGGCTGCCGTGATGATCACGGTAACTTTAATCCAGAGCTGTTTGAGATGCATGCCAAAGAAGATCAGGTAAAAATGATTGAGGTTAAATTATCTCAAGGCGCCAAACCAGGCAAAGGCGGTGTCTTACCGGCCGAAAAGATTACAGAAGAGATTGCCCAAACTCGCCGTATCCCAATGGGAGAAGACTGTGTATCGCCCTCTACCCACTCAGCCTTTAGTACTCCGCGCGAGCTGGTTCATTTTTTACAGCAGCTGCGTGAGTTATCTGGTGGTAAGCCTGTGGGCTTTAAGCTATGTATTGGTCAGCCTTGGCAGTTTATGGCAATAGTCAAGGCCATGATTGAAGAGGACAACTATCCTGACTTTATCGTGGTAGATGGCGCAGAAGGTGGTACGGGCGCTGCTCCTGTAGAGTTTATGGACAGTGTGGGTATGCCATTAATTGACGGCTTTTTATTTGTACACAACACCCTAGTGGGCGCAGGTATTCGTGATAAAATAAAAATCGGTGTCAGTGGTAAGATTGTCTCAGCCTTTGATATTGCCAAAATGTTGGCACTGGGGGCAGACTGGTGTAACTCGGCGCGCGGCTTTATGTTCGCAGTCGGCTGTATCCAATCTCGCTCTTGTCATACCAACACCTGTCCGACCGGTGTGGCAACCCAAGATCCGTATCGCGAAAAAGCACTGGACGTGCCCAGCAAGTCTGAACGTGTGGCAAGCTTCCATAAAAACACGCTAAAATCACTGGCCAACTTCGTCGGCGCTGTGGGTCTATCGCATCCTTACGACTTACACCCTTATCATGTGGCACGTCGTATGGATGATGGCTCCATCAAGCTATTGTCTAGATGCTTTTACTTTATAGATGAAGGGGCATTATTGACCATGAATGCCCGTTCAGAGATTTATAATCAGATGTGGGTAATGGCAGATCCCGATAGCTTCAAAGCCGATAACGAAGCCTATATTGCTTATAATGAAGACTCACGTCACACCCATAAAAATGCGGCGGTGGACACTGAGCACTTAGTATTCCCAACCGATATGTAA
- a CDS encoding phosphodiester glycosidase family protein, which produces MTLTQLTLNLRKPSLVMSLVLGTLLALTGCKHEELDDFIQSVKGAADSDEQFCHSSSQPFNHALCSISQSQLSQAQAPLSLRLFWKSGQWQAGENQPQAAIVDQDKSHEPLYKFDTLIKDLPKDSELKFAANAGMYDGNFAPIGYTVIQGRQILSLNLKQGGGNFHLLPNGVLWWDKANHVHITESTQLDAMLKSGEAKPWYATQSGPMLVIDGHIHPKFNNDSTSKKIRNGVGVCDGSQIHFVTSREPVNFYQFARFFKEDLHCDNALFLDGGVASALYAPDVAAQEEKNMGVMVGLIETHPDSQHDQ; this is translated from the coding sequence ATGACCCTAACCCAGCTCACACTCAACTTGCGTAAACCTTCCTTGGTGATGAGCCTGGTGTTAGGGACATTATTGGCCTTAACCGGCTGCAAACACGAAGAGCTTGATGATTTCATTCAAAGCGTCAAGGGCGCCGCTGACTCTGACGAGCAGTTTTGTCACTCAAGCTCACAGCCTTTTAATCATGCTTTATGCAGTATTTCACAAAGCCAGCTATCGCAAGCACAAGCGCCTTTATCGCTGCGCTTATTTTGGAAATCTGGCCAGTGGCAAGCGGGTGAAAATCAGCCACAAGCCGCCATTGTCGATCAAGATAAATCTCATGAGCCGCTTTATAAGTTTGATACCCTGATTAAAGATTTGCCCAAAGACAGCGAGCTGAAGTTTGCTGCCAATGCAGGTATGTATGATGGCAACTTTGCTCCTATTGGCTATACGGTCATCCAAGGCCGACAGATATTATCGCTCAATTTAAAGCAAGGAGGTGGTAATTTTCATTTATTACCCAATGGCGTATTGTGGTGGGATAAGGCCAATCACGTGCATATCACAGAAAGCACACAGCTTGATGCGATGCTAAAAAGTGGCGAAGCCAAACCTTGGTATGCTACCCAATCTGGCCCTATGCTGGTGATTGATGGTCATATCCATCCCAAGTTTAATAATGATAGCACCTCCAAAAAAATCCGTAATGGTGTGGGGGTCTGTGACGGCAGTCAAATCCATTTTGTGACCAGTCGTGAGCCGGTCAACTTTTATCAGTTTGCCCGTTTTTTTAAAGAGGATCTGCACTGCGATAATGCTCTGTTTTTAGATGGTGGGGTGGCTTCCGCTTTGTACGCGCCGGATGTTGCTGCTCAAGAAGAAAAAAACATGGGGGTCATGGTGGGACTTATTGAGACCCATCCTGACTCACAACATGATCAGTAA
- the ychF gene encoding redox-regulated ATPase YchF — MGFNCGIVGLPNVGKSTLFNALTKAGIAAENFPFCTKDPNVGIVPVPDPRLNKLAEIVKPERVLPTTMEFVDIAGLVAGASQGEGMGNQFLANIRETDAIAHVVRCFDDDNVIHVDGRVSPIDDIETINTELALADLEAVERAIVNLTKKAKGNDKDAQATLDVFKKIEPLLAEGKAARGANLDQDEKKLIKSYGLITLKPTMYIANVSEDGFENNPYLDAVRDYAAKEEAIVLPLCNQIEAEISQLDEADKADFLEGMGMEEAGLDQVIRLGYKLLDMQTYFTAGVKEVRAWTVKVGATAPEAAGVIHTDFERGFIRAEVIAYEDFIEHGGEKGAAAAGKSRLEGKTYIVQDGDVMHFRFNV, encoded by the coding sequence ATGGGCTTTAATTGTGGCATCGTGGGCTTACCAAACGTTGGAAAATCAACTTTATTTAATGCGTTAACCAAAGCGGGTATTGCCGCAGAAAACTTTCCATTTTGTACCAAAGATCCTAACGTCGGTATCGTACCTGTACCTGATCCACGTCTAAACAAACTGGCCGAAATTGTAAAGCCTGAGCGTGTATTGCCGACCACTATGGAATTTGTGGATATTGCTGGTCTGGTAGCTGGCGCATCACAAGGTGAAGGGATGGGTAACCAGTTCTTAGCCAATATCCGTGAGACCGATGCGATCGCTCACGTGGTACGCTGCTTCGATGATGACAACGTCATCCACGTAGATGGCCGTGTCAGCCCTATTGATGATATCGAAACCATCAATACTGAGCTGGCTTTGGCTGACTTAGAAGCCGTTGAGCGTGCTATTGTGAACTTGACTAAAAAGGCTAAGGGCAATGACAAAGATGCTCAAGCCACCCTTGATGTGTTCAAAAAAATCGAACCTTTATTGGCCGAAGGCAAAGCTGCGCGCGGTGCCAACTTAGATCAAGATGAGAAAAAGCTGATTAAAAGCTATGGCCTAATTACTTTAAAGCCCACCATGTATATTGCCAACGTCAGTGAAGATGGATTTGAGAACAATCCTTATCTTGACGCTGTTCGTGACTATGCGGCCAAAGAAGAGGCAATCGTATTGCCTTTATGCAACCAAATTGAAGCAGAAATCTCTCAATTAGATGAGGCAGATAAAGCCGACTTCTTAGAGGGCATGGGCATGGAAGAGGCAGGTCTTGACCAAGTCATTCGCTTGGGCTACAAACTGCTCGATATGCAAACCTACTTCACCGCTGGTGTTAAAGAAGTACGTGCTTGGACTGTGAAAGTGGGCGCCACGGCACCTGAAGCGGCTGGGGTTATCCACACTGACTTTGAGCGCGGCTTCATTCGTGCCGAAGTGATTGCTTATGAAGACTTCATTGAGCATGGCGGCGAAAAAGGCGCAGCTGCTGCCGGTAAGTCTCGCTTAGAGGGCAAGACCTATATCGTCCAAGATGGCGATGTGATGCACTTTAGATTTAATGTGTAG
- a CDS encoding deoxyguanosinetriphosphate triphosphohydrolase, with translation MTQPVDFTAHPHLVDTPKPERVSANKRWSYLFTDRRLGSIQKRPSQEKSRTPFHKDYDRLIFSHSFRQLNQKTQVHPLTNQMGIHTRLTHSLEVSSIGRSLGMMAAEKLQDKLPEGLPRGVSVADVGVIVQAACLAHDIGNPPFGHAGEYAIRDWFNQPSQQQFLSHLTPAERLDLQGYEGNAQGFRLLTCNEHHPDRGGMRLTCATLGAFMKYPWLAKHSNQLQHNQSAALSAQSAEPFTPPAPFISALNIKKYGCFNSEAPLLDKLAGQLRLPYSQEHDGYARHPLAYLLEAADDICYALIDLEDGIHLNMVDYQQVEPLMLGLIGSRGAPPEVLNNAPVGQKLAALRGRAMMRLVDKVTQAFVTHADAMLAGDMRGSLFDHCEPSVSEGIAQAKALASTQIFAHPSKIRMELMANRCLQTLLDAFMPLALLPLTQQPPHFEQKHLLHLLNQHLHTLNRQLSENVYDNSLNILDFITGMNDHEAYRLAQDLNGIGDKVW, from the coding sequence ATGACCCAGCCTGTTGATTTTACTGCCCACCCTCACTTAGTAGATACCCCGAAGCCTGAGCGAGTCTCTGCCAATAAGCGCTGGTCGTACCTATTTACCGACCGCCGCTTGGGCAGTATTCAAAAACGCCCCTCCCAAGAAAAATCACGCACGCCGTTTCATAAAGACTATGACCGCTTAATCTTTTCGCACTCATTTCGGCAACTCAACCAAAAGACTCAAGTACACCCACTGACCAATCAGATGGGCATTCATACTCGGCTTACCCATTCACTTGAGGTGTCGAGTATCGGCCGCTCCTTAGGCATGATGGCTGCCGAAAAGCTGCAAGACAAGCTACCTGAAGGCTTGCCGCGTGGGGTTAGCGTCGCTGATGTTGGGGTAATTGTACAGGCAGCCTGCTTAGCGCATGATATCGGCAATCCACCCTTCGGCCATGCCGGCGAGTATGCCATCCGTGACTGGTTTAATCAGCCCAGTCAGCAACAATTCTTAAGTCATTTAACACCGGCTGAGCGCTTAGATTTGCAAGGCTATGAAGGCAATGCTCAAGGTTTTAGGCTCCTAACTTGTAATGAGCATCACCCTGATCGTGGTGGCATGCGCTTGACTTGCGCGACCTTAGGCGCCTTTATGAAATACCCGTGGCTGGCCAAACACAGCAATCAGCTACAACATAACCAGAGCGCTGCTTTATCTGCTCAAAGTGCAGAGCCTTTTACGCCACCGGCCCCTTTTATCAGTGCCCTAAATATCAAAAAATATGGCTGCTTTAATAGTGAAGCCCCTTTACTCGATAAGTTGGCCGGACAACTTAGGCTGCCCTATTCACAAGAACACGATGGCTACGCCCGCCATCCCCTAGCCTACTTGCTAGAAGCTGCTGATGATATCTGCTATGCGCTGATTGATTTAGAAGATGGCATTCATCTTAATATGGTGGATTATCAGCAAGTTGAGCCGCTGATGCTGGGTTTGATTGGGTCACGTGGGGCACCGCCTGAAGTACTAAACAATGCGCCTGTAGGCCAAAAACTGGCAGCCTTGCGGGGCCGGGCCATGATGCGCTTAGTAGATAAGGTCACCCAAGCCTTTGTTACCCATGCCGATGCCATGTTGGCCGGCGATATGCGCGGCAGTTTATTTGATCACTGTGAGCCCAGTGTCAGTGAAGGCATTGCTCAGGCCAAAGCATTGGCCTCTACCCAAATATTCGCCCATCCCAGCAAGATTCGGATGGAGCTTATGGCCAATCGCTGCCTACAAACCCTACTGGATGCCTTTATGCCATTGGCATTACTGCCCCTAACCCAGCAGCCACCACACTTTGAGCAAAAGCATTTATTACATCTACTCAACCAACATTTACATACCCTAAATCGACAGCTTAGTGAAAATGTATATGATAATTCATTAAACATTTTAGACTTTATTACCGGAATGAATGACCATGAAGCCTACCGTTTGGCGCAAGATTTAAATGGTATTGGTGATAAGGTATGGTAG
- a CDS encoding TetR family transcriptional regulator, translating to MTTPNTLNLNTREQKKMQTRQAFFNAVLDLCMMGQSFASISLRQVTREVGVVPTAFYRHFDDMENLGRSLVEEELGEALSTLRNGLQMGRTRSFDRQIAHSIQLFFASIDEHPRYWQFLVSERFGGSESVRNAIAAQIKLFAKIMGEDLGIQPAFSHINSEDRRLLAEAGLNLFLTWIIDWLDLTYSQAHDEESDLIGVSAKKDLMLRQCTRQAQMLFYGAENWRSNEATLLPND from the coding sequence ATGACCACCCCTAACACCCTTAATTTAAATACCCGCGAACAAAAAAAGATGCAGACCCGACAAGCATTTTTTAACGCGGTGCTTGATTTGTGTATGATGGGTCAATCCTTTGCCTCCATTAGTTTGCGCCAAGTGACTCGTGAGGTGGGGGTTGTGCCTACTGCCTTTTATCGTCATTTTGATGATATGGAAAATTTGGGCAGAAGCTTAGTAGAAGAAGAGCTTGGTGAAGCCTTATCTACCTTACGTAATGGTTTGCAAATGGGGCGCACGCGCAGCTTTGATCGTCAAATTGCCCATAGCATTCAACTATTTTTTGCCTCGATTGATGAGCACCCTCGCTATTGGCAGTTTTTAGTCAGTGAGCGCTTTGGTGGCTCAGAGTCAGTGCGCAACGCCATTGCTGCCCAAATTAAGCTATTTGCTAAAATTATGGGCGAAGATTTAGGCATACAGCCGGCGTTTAGTCATATCAACTCCGAAGACAGACGCTTGTTGGCTGAGGCTGGGCTCAATTTATTTTTGACGTGGATTATTGATTGGCTGGATCTGACCTATTCACAAGCACACGATGAAGAAAGCGACTTAATAGGCGTCAGTGCTAAAAAAGATTTGATGCTTAGACAATGCACACGCCAAGCACAAATGCTGTTCTATGGTGCAGAGAATTGGCGCTCTAATGAGGCCACCTTGTTGCCTAATGATTAG
- a CDS encoding TetR/AcrR family transcriptional regulator: protein MSRQQQFKNREEKILATAEQLLLEAGSGDITLDSLADQLDLAKGTLYKHFSSKDELYLRIIIRYEEQLFDINKIDDSASAGVSRMILQQLMNPQKALLFNQIEERLAASAQGLNRMFGELYEIRRARMKRLIDISSQYLQTQNSGLSTRDYLSTIWAIGQGGASLLNSSFYQRYLGRRDTLRVALIQQMLDLPKQYPSLDEEDDDMVDLVNQIDSESEAHMQSQAS from the coding sequence ATGAGTAGGCAGCAGCAATTCAAGAACCGTGAAGAGAAGATCTTGGCTACCGCTGAGCAGCTCTTACTTGAAGCAGGAAGTGGTGACATTACTTTAGACAGTCTGGCCGATCAGCTAGATTTAGCAAAGGGTACGCTGTATAAGCATTTTTCTAGTAAAGATGAGCTGTATCTGCGCATAATTATTCGTTATGAAGAGCAGTTGTTTGACATTAACAAGATTGACGACAGTGCCTCAGCGGGTGTGTCACGTATGATTTTGCAGCAGCTTATGAATCCGCAAAAAGCCCTGCTTTTTAATCAGATAGAAGAGCGTCTGGCCGCCTCTGCACAAGGCCTAAACCGTATGTTTGGTGAGTTGTATGAGATTAGACGGGCGCGTATGAAACGCCTTATTGATATTAGCAGTCAATATCTACAAACCCAAAACAGTGGTCTAAGTACCCGCGATTACTTATCGACCATTTGGGCGATAGGGCAAGGCGGGGCAAGCTTGCTTAATTCAAGCTTTTATCAACGTTATTTAGGCCGTCGTGATACGCTTCGAGTGGCATTAATACAGCAAATGCTGGATTTACCCAAACAGTATCCAAGCTTGGATGAAGAGGACGATGACATGGTCGATCTGGTCAATCAGATTGATTCAGAAAGTGAAGCTCATATGCAGTCGCAGGCCTCTTAG
- a CDS encoding TatD family hydrolase encodes MFTDSHCHLNRLDLTPHDGKLEGVITAMKQANVSRAMAIMCDFAEYDEIYDIITQFGDEQLNLGMSVGIHPCEDLEVLQAATVERLVQMAAPDHVWAIGETGLDYYWSDENKKEQQASLARHIAASQQLKKPLVVHTREAKHDTLDILKAEKAEHGIIHCFTEDWETAKKALDLGFYISFSGILSFKNAQSLRDAALKVPKDRLLIETDSPYLAPVPKRGKSNEPAYVPYVATCLGDLFGISAEEVGALTTKNFEDLLAQCS; translated from the coding sequence ATGTTTACCGATAGTCACTGTCATTTAAACCGTTTGGATTTGACACCGCACGATGGCAAATTAGAGGGTGTTATTACGGCCATGAAGCAGGCCAATGTGAGCCGAGCTATGGCCATCATGTGCGATTTTGCAGAATATGATGAGATTTATGACATTATTACCCAGTTCGGCGATGAGCAGCTTAATCTGGGCATGAGTGTGGGCATCCATCCTTGTGAGGACTTGGAGGTGCTACAGGCTGCTACCGTTGAGCGTTTGGTTCAGATGGCAGCACCTGATCATGTGTGGGCCATCGGCGAGACGGGTCTGGATTATTACTGGAGTGATGAGAATAAAAAAGAGCAGCAAGCAAGCCTTGCGCGTCACATTGCGGCCAGTCAGCAGTTAAAAAAACCGCTTGTGGTACATACTCGTGAAGCTAAGCATGACACCTTAGATATCTTAAAAGCAGAAAAAGCTGAGCATGGTATTATCCACTGCTTTACAGAGGACTGGGAGACTGCAAAAAAAGCCTTAGACTTGGGTTTTTATATCTCATTTTCAGGAATCTTGAGCTTTAAAAATGCGCAAAGCTTGCGTGATGCGGCGTTAAAAGTGCCAAAAGATCGACTGCTTATTGAGACTGACAGCCCTTATTTGGCGCCAGTGCCAAAGCGTGGTAAGTCTAATGAGCCGGCTTATGTGCCTTATGTCGCAACTTGTTTGGGTGATTTGTTTGGGATAAGTGCAGAAGAGGTTGGCGCATTAACCACAAAAAATTTCGAGGATTTACTGGCACAATGCTCATAA
- the tsaA gene encoding tRNA (N6-threonylcarbamoyladenosine(37)-N6)-methyltransferase TrmO — MSQDDFHPDTQQITLPIIGYHRSALSQKFGIPRQPNLVALPSVIEMVTPYDMPEAFLGIEDFSHLWISWHTHHNHLNSPQDNAESGHRFKPKVRPPRLGGNTKLGVFATRSTYRPSQLGLSVVKLVKVEVVSGAVRLHITGADMVDGTPIIDIKPYIAYSDALTDAVSGFAPDKPKLKPVVLSPQAESQLDDLCQQAGSGIDSEDKLIITGLIAQDPRPAYRQQDTKRIYFMRYKHYDIGFQMQSSTHNCSDSTLCIVSITPA, encoded by the coding sequence ATGTCACAAGATGATTTTCACCCAGATACGCAGCAGATAACCTTGCCGATTATCGGCTATCACCGCTCTGCGTTGTCTCAGAAGTTTGGTATTCCCCGCCAGCCCAATCTTGTGGCGTTGCCCAGTGTCATTGAGATGGTGACGCCGTATGATATGCCTGAGGCCTTTCTTGGCATTGAAGACTTTAGTCATCTGTGGATCAGCTGGCATACCCACCACAATCATTTAAATAGCCCTCAAGACAACGCTGAGTCAGGCCATAGGTTTAAACCCAAAGTTCGTCCGCCAAGATTGGGCGGCAATACTAAGCTTGGGGTGTTTGCCACACGCAGCACGTACCGCCCGTCGCAATTGGGGTTATCGGTAGTAAAGTTGGTGAAGGTTGAGGTAGTGTCAGGGGCAGTGCGGCTGCATATAACGGGCGCTGATATGGTCGACGGCACACCAATTATCGATATTAAGCCCTATATTGCTTATAGTGACGCGCTGACAGATGCGGTCAGTGGGTTTGCGCCTGATAAACCCAAGCTAAAACCTGTCGTTTTAAGCCCTCAGGCTGAGTCACAGCTTGACGACTTATGTCAGCAAGCAGGTAGTGGGATTGACTCAGAAGACAAACTGATTATTACCGGTTTAATTGCCCAAGACCCTCGTCCAGCTTATCGTCAACAAGATACAAAGCGCATTTATTTTATGCGCTATAAGCACTATGACATTGGTTTTCAAATGCAGTCATCGACACACAACTGCTCTGACTCAACGCTGTGTATTGTGTCTATCACGCCAGCTTAA
- a CDS encoding ferredoxin--NADP reductase, whose product MSKFHTETVTYVHHWNDSLFTIKTTRDAGLRFRNGEFAMIGIMVDGKPLMRAYSIASPNYEEHLEFFSIKVQDGPLTSRLQHIKVGDELIISKKPTGTLVVDDLLPGKNLYMLSTGTGLAPFLSLSRDPEVYEKFDKIILCHGVRKVEDLAYREMFEETLPNDELFGEWYREKFIYYPTVTREDFRNTGRITDLMRSGKLYEDIGLPPINKEDDRVMICGSMPFNADISEILDAAGLTVSPRMGVPADYVVERAFVG is encoded by the coding sequence ATGTCAAAATTTCATACCGAAACAGTGACTTACGTACACCACTGGAATGACTCATTATTTACTATCAAAACCACTCGTGATGCCGGCTTACGCTTTCGTAACGGTGAATTTGCTATGATTGGTATCATGGTAGATGGTAAGCCGCTGATGCGCGCTTATTCTATCGCCAGCCCAAATTACGAAGAGCATTTGGAGTTCTTTTCAATTAAGGTACAAGACGGCCCATTAACTTCGCGCTTACAGCATATTAAAGTGGGCGATGAGCTTATTATCAGTAAAAAACCTACCGGCACGTTGGTAGTCGACGATTTATTGCCCGGCAAAAATCTGTATATGCTCTCTACCGGTACCGGTCTTGCACCCTTCTTATCTTTGTCTCGTGACCCTGAGGTCTATGAGAAGTTTGATAAAATTATTCTTTGCCATGGCGTGCGTAAAGTTGAAGACTTAGCTTATCGCGAAATGTTCGAAGAGACCTTACCTAATGATGAGTTATTTGGTGAATGGTATCGTGAAAAGTTTATCTACTATCCGACGGTTACTCGTGAGGACTTCCGCAATACCGGCCGTATCACTGATTTGATGCGCTCAGGCAAGTTGTATGAAGACATCGGTTTACCACCTATCAATAAAGAAGATGACCGCGTTATGATCTGTGGTAGTATGCCTTTTAACGCTGATATTTCTGAGATTTTGGATGCTGCAGGCTTAACGGTTTCTCCACGTATGGGCGTGCCTGCTGATTATGTGGTTGAACGTGCTTTCGTAGGTTAA
- a CDS encoding transposase, whose translation MTKKVERYSEELKAEVVKEIKNNDRDISTTASQLGLPMQALAN comes from the coding sequence ATGACTAAGAAAGTTGAAAGATACAGTGAAGAACTTAAAGCAGAAGTGGTTAAAGAAATAAAGAATAATGATAGGGATATCAGTACCACAGCAAGCCAGTTAGGACTACCAATGCAGGCGCTAGCTAATTAA
- a CDS encoding YkgJ family cysteine cluster protein: protein MTESSTGLDIKHKKRAFPCNQCGWCCQNLQNHTLYKSLDDGNGVCIYFDTTNNSCMVYHNRPLICNIQAMYEAVFSSMDYDDYIDLNIQTCQSVQIANKLPMIQI, encoded by the coding sequence GTGACAGAGTCATCAACTGGTTTAGATATTAAGCATAAAAAGCGTGCTTTCCCTTGCAATCAATGCGGATGGTGTTGTCAAAACCTACAAAATCATACGCTATATAAAAGTTTAGATGATGGCAACGGTGTTTGTATTTATTTTGATACAACCAATAATAGCTGTATGGTTTATCACAATAGACCTTTAATATGTAATATTCAGGCAATGTATGAGGCTGTATTTTCTAGTATGGACTATGATGATTATATAGACCTTAATATTCAAACCTGTCAGTCGGTTCAAATAGCAAATAAATTACCTATGATACAAATTTAA